aatataaaacctggttatgaaaaaaagttaaataatttattgtgaAGTAGAAAATGTATTTGATGTTAAATAGATTTTCTATTCAAAGTGGATCAAGGAAGTAAATGTTTTGTGTGACTGAAAAACGATATAGAAATTTCCTATTCTATGGTTAGTATAATTTGAATCTTCATATAGTTTCAGAAAgttagttctttttttttcttttttttttaggtttatatGCGCTGAACTTATACATTAGTTTATTGATGACTAATATAATTATGAGAACgataacattaatattaatacattCTTTCATTTAATACATTGTCGGACGTCCAAGAAACAAGTACATTTGGCACACGTTGtttaaatatagttatttatcATGAAActaagttaattttgttttcaaaaataattatcatgAAAGATATGTTTATACAACTTACCTAATGTTAACAtctatatttttcttacaataATGACTATTAAAATTCTGTTTAGaaagaaacatattttataatggTTATAATTTTAGTCGTCATAAAGAAAACATGAATatgacaaattttaatattttttctatgaCGCCTgaaacatcccaaaaatatattatgaaactATATTAACGAGACATCACATAATAATAAGGTAGAACATTCactataaaaagaaagttaactTACAGTTATTCTAAACTAACCAGAagatttaaaactttaaaaaaatcctTATGCTGGTATGAAACCATGTACAAGACCAAACAGTCTTATGCTAAACAGATGGATCCTCTCCTTCGACTACTTGCTCCAGACGAAAACTcctctccctctgctcacagtCACAGGAtcatcattgcaaaagaaaaatcGAACGGACAAACatgacaaaacaaaagatagtgTAATTTAATATTCATGCGATCATACAATTCAAACAAACTTAAAATACACTCATGCACACATATAAAACATATAAGTACAtattgaccgaccactttaacttgaccatccggactagtatgaatatgtagcttgaggccgttcgtgcacccaggtgatgtTGTAATtggaaaaccatcagctgccacccgaggttaatccgttataactcacctaAGACTCTataggctaggacctcctgttattctcacgacatgacttactcatctctacttgagacttggtaatcattagaatgtcaggatgaacgccgTAGATTTCACTgttcatattcatattttaccACCACATTGATAACCAATCagtgagacattcctccttggaattctctttcataccaGTTGGAACATCATACCATACTTTCAATTTGACACCattatgataatgcatacatcaGTCATCAAAGCAATtggaacaattaattaaaatagcaCACTGgcataattataaatatgggTCGAACAAAAATCACCAAACATATATGAAGAATACCGAACACCTTGTGAATGTTGGAGACCGATCGCTCACTACCTAAAGAACAGGACTGAACAGTCAATAATAGATACAGCTGAAGAGAAGGCCGAACACTATTACTGACCGACAACTAGAGGATTCTGAATACCACAACATGACCTAAATACTACCACTATACCAAATATTAAgtttagaccgaacgcttatggCTTAGGCCAAACACCTATagcttagaccgaacacttagaGTTGATACtgattactaaaatatcactgAACGGTCATTAACAGGTAAGGCGCATGAGAGGCCGAACGCAGTTAAGACCGAATACAAGtacgagaccgagcactactaaaagGTCACACACCtcactaagaccgatcgctactaagaggTTGCACAtcccactaagaccgatcgctactaagaggCCACACACCCCACTAAGACCGAATGCGTATAAAAAATGGAGTACGGCTAGTAACAAACGCTAATACAGAACCAAGTACGACTAGTAACATACGCTAATACAGAACCAAGTATGACTAGTAACGAACGCTAATACAAAACGCTAATACAGAATCAAGTACGACTAGTAACGTACGCTAATACAGAACCAAGTATGATTAGTAACAAACGctaagaaatataaatatgggCCGAACAGAAATCATCAAACATATATGAACAATACCGAACACCTTGTGCATGTTGGAGACTGATCGCTCACTACCTAAAGAACAGGACCGAACGATCAATAATAGATACAGCTGAAGAGAAGGCCGAGCACTATTACTGACCGACAACTAGAGGATTCCGAGTACCACAACATGACCTAATACTACCACCATACCAAATATTAAgtttagaccgaacgcttatggCTTAGGCCAAACGCCTATAGCTTAGGCCAAACGCCTAtagcttaggccgaacacttagagTTGATACtgattactaaaatatcactaAACGGTCATTAACAGGTAAGGCGCATGAGAGGTCGAACGCAGTTAAAACCGAATACAAGTACGAGATCAAGCACTACTAAAAGGCCACACATCtcactaagaccgatcgctactaagaggCCACACAtcccactaagaccgatcgctactaagaggTCACACACCCCACTAAAACCGAACGCGTATACAAAACGGAGTACGGCTAATAACAAACGCTAATACAGAACCAAGTACGACTAGTAACGTACGCTAATACAAAACCAAGTATGACTAGTAACGAACGCTAATACAAAACTGAGTAGGACTAGTAACGAACGCTAATACAAAACTGAGTACGACTAGGAGAATGACCACCCACCTAATAACAAACACAAATTCCCTAATTTCACCATCATACTTCCTCACAATTCATTCGGCCATTGAACCAAAATTTTGCAGAAACCCAAACCTCATGAACATAGCATATAACAGTCCACACAAGGATCACCGAACATCAAATCATACAATTTCACACACATACAAAATCATCaaccaaacaattaaattaactagcttcccttacctcaaagCAACTTGACAGATTTAAACCTCTCCATAGTTTTGCTAAACCGAAAGTGATCCTAGGACAGCCTACAGACTTTGGATTTGTGAAAGGAAACCAACCACCAAACCCAAAAACAGAATCAGAACCCCGATGAAAAATCGATGAACACATGAAAAATCGAATAGTGCTTGCATGTACTAGAAATACAGTAATTTCAACAATCAAAGAGAGACAAACTTACCGGTTCTAAACACGAaattgatcaatggaaaaagAAGTCATTGATCTCATGATCGCCTAAGGAGGTTCTGATCACTGATAAGATGAACCAACAATGAGTAATTttagagagagggagaaaaaaaaagaagaagaagatttggaAAGAAATGATTGTATCAGAAAATGGGACgaacatttgaaaattttctttatatagtaatattattttaatataaatcattcGGTCTCATTATTCCCACACACCTATCCACTccaatatctttaaaattatctGCGTCTCTTAAAACTGTATTTATGATGATTATACAATTGTTATagaaagtttaaattttttatgttgtatatatttgttatttgtaaaatcgtcataaaaaatttattttaactgtcaaattttttttattacattaatgaTTTATGAGATTGATTTATACGTAATTATTCATATTCTTTTGAAATACATTTATGTGAAGTAATATTACAacaatatattatgtatattagCATATTAAGGTTATCCAAAGTGTTATAGTTAATTTATAtcgtaatttaaaataaattatttaaatattaacttaGCATATACCAGAATTTTTTCTAAAGTATAGTTCTATAACATGTTTTAGTTATgttaacaatattataaataaatttaaaatatgttatacttcaaataataagaataagaatgGATTATCCTAGAATTTCTACCTTACTAAACAAATCCATATTATATCATGAGAGATAATACTCGGGAAAGGGAGGAGAAAAAGTGAATGGAATTACCTGTGAAACTGCATACTATTTATTAGTACATATTCATTGGTGGAAACACAAGAGACAGATATAAAAAGGTCTAGAACATATAAAGCAAATCTTATTGAAAAGGAGGTGGAATTATATGAGCCATCCCTTGAATATTTTGACTTCATCTAGAACATATGAATTACTTTCAAAGACCAGCAAACACATCAATCGCATTATGGTTATGAGTTGAAACAAAGTGACTGAAAAACTCTCCATAATTAAATGGACGATAACGAAGAGGATGAATTTTGTCATCTACCAACTCACCAGGCACCTCAATCTTCATCTCTTCCTTTGGTGCTACAAAAACTCCAAAAGTGtatctttctttctctccacTCATTATCACTCTATGTGTCGCTGCATGAAGCCTTCCGTTGCTCCATGCCTGATTATTAACAagaattttaattcattataatgtaaaaattaagtACCCAATGGCTACAATTTTCTACATATATACCTTCAATGCATCACCAACAATAACCACAAAGCAATTCTCAGGTATCACTATGTCAACCCATGTGCCTGTTTTGGATAGCACCTGCAAACCCTGAACTTCATTTTCGCACAAAATGGTTAAGGTGTTTTTATCAGTGTGACCGTTGGATTTATCCTTGTATGCAGTATTGTTTTTGTCAGTATTGTACATGTTCAATCGTACGTGGCTACAACTCTTCATGTTTTCAACATCTGAAATGTGATGCTGGGAAAGGCCATAACCCTCCACAATCATTTTCAAGATCACCAAGCTTACTTCTGACATCTTTAAGCTCATACCCTTCAGTGTCTCACTGCATAAAATACACACGTTTAATGAAATTCATTCTATAATTTTCAAAAGACTAACTTAACAGAAGTGATGCATTGAAATGTAAGCATGAATACCGAAAATGTGGGTTTCCTTGAGGCCACATGAGGTTGGCTAAGGTGTCCACAGATGTTGAGAGAAGAACA
This Vigna angularis cultivar LongXiaoDou No.4 chromosome 4, ASM1680809v1, whole genome shotgun sequence DNA region includes the following protein-coding sequences:
- the LOC108330484 gene encoding 2-oxoglutarate-dependent dioxygenase AOP2 yields the protein MMISCFDFWKGGKTVEEGSEEWKEMSKKVREACESDGCFLLRCDEINSKGAREEVFKNMEELFHLPQQTKQQHIVSKPFSSFNVHKFMHTHYECFGLDDVLLSTSVDTLANLMWPQGNPHFRETLKGMSLKMSEVSLVILKMIVEGYGLSQHHISDVENMKSCSHVRLNMYNTDKNNTAYKDKSNGHTDKNTLTILCENEVQGLQVLSKTGTWVDIVIPENCFVVIVGDALKAWSNGRLHAATHRVIMSGEKERYTFGVFVAPKEEMKIEVPGELVDDKIHPLRYRPFNYGEFFSHFVSTHNHNAIDVFAGL